The following DNA comes from Schistocerca piceifrons isolate TAMUIC-IGC-003096 chromosome 3, iqSchPice1.1, whole genome shotgun sequence.
gcaaggaaatctcttgttttctcagtgactataatattgctggcATCAGGAAAGAGATTTTTTTGCCATGAGTAacgctactgggaaagtcattgatgtatatcaggaatactattggtcataatatgctaccttgcggaacccctatattaatgtattttggttctgataagtgttttactaactgtttatatctatttgaagtatgttttatttctgctgtttgttccctatctgctaggtatgatcgaaaccagacaTTAGCTAGCCCTcgtattcctaatgcttctaatttatttaatagaatcttgtggttgactgtatcaaacgccttagaaatatCCAAAAATATCCCTGtgtcacactcatctttatcaatcGCATGAAGTACAACTTTTGTGTGTTCTACTatgacagattccatatttttgccacttcggaaaccaaactgtgatttgcttaaaatattgtatttattcagataattcattaatgtgtctttcataattgcttttattatttttgagaatgctgacagaaggaaaacaggtcggtaattttctatgtcttctgcattacatttcttaagcaaaggtacaactcttgcctgttttagctGCTCTGGAAATTTCTCTGATGtgtaggattcatttattatatttgttaaggggccttgtataatccctatgcattgtctCAGTGCatgcattggtacttcatctaagcctactggctttttattttttagtttttgaacagttttattgacttcgttctctgtggttggaaataacatcattgtatttagtgcaacattattacaggtgttatatttgttttggggaatttttgctgtaatttcTCCACAGTGCTTGAAAAATGCTTGTTTACAAAGTGcaaagtgttgtggatcatttgttaccttatccccctccatcagcagtatgttattctgcatttgtttgcctctccccgtttccttttttataacatcccagactgctttgcttttattctctgcattatgtaTTACTTTGTCATtatatgacttttttgcagcaatcagcaccttcctattgatctttttgtatctatgatagatatttaagaattctggatcgtTGTGaaactttttcatggaactgaggtgtttatgtGTTTGGGAGAACTTCTTAATACCAGCTGTTATGCATTTGTTTTAGTGAGATGTTGATggagacatgcatacttttggaaatgccttttcaaagctcagtttaaacaatgtggggaatttagagaatttcatattcgcaTTGATtttcttatacacttcatcccagctttggttttctagttcttttgaaaaatcatttattttgatttctgacagatgttgtttgtaggcttgtagtttagggaatgattcaatacctgattttactgttgttatttgacgtagatggtctgatagtccgagatcttttccagctacatcacatttttcccagtccatatttgtggccacatggtcaattactgatgcagtcattttaGTAGCCATTGTTGCACTGtcgaccaatagggacatgccaaacctttgaaggatatttatgcaggtgctgctggattcatttatgatattagtgttgatgttaacgtCTCCTTACAAAGTTAtgctgacctttgtacttgagatttTATCTAAAACTTCTGTTAATTTCTTGAAAAAAGTGTCTACACTACCACTGTGAGattcatacacacacaaaatgattaatttcttggtgatatcaagccctgttaattcaatagctgatatttcaaagtgtttgtcttcacttactgtactgaggtaaTGTCTTAATTTGCCCTTTCATAcagtgataatactacatgttgaatTTCTTTGTCTCTACACcattgctcagtaatacaaactattgTGCAGTTcagagattggagctcaacttctaatagttgtattttattttttattaactgCATGTTTTCATGGAgggttgttaagtctgtgaaattccccatgttactctttccaatggtatgtttttttttgacatctggtttgtgtgatatttgaagtgttaaaatctgtcttgtgagtgattgtttcagtacttTTTAAACTGATGGAGACACTCTTTAGGTAGGGGAACCATGTGTCGCCCGAGATCCAACccttatactttcatgaatcagctgtaccaatcttcctttcccagtcctgtttaggtgtaggccatgcctagtgaaacaccatttgttgatagtcccgacgggcaccagagaaacatgtacaaagttggctgtcctcagagccatccctaacgccacattgattcgcctcacagctccatcaaggtgtggtcgattatgacgctggaacagctcaacaaagtgtacgttggtgccatgaatgagggaagctatcttgtccaggtcaccacctatgtcatatgcctcatccctgtccaaactgtttcccgccccacccactatcactacatggcccttttttgtaaagtccttacataaagaccctaggtcctctatcacatgacttagccctaaatttggcttgaagatactagtGGCCTGGTatactgcccctaaactttcctgtaactgagggcctacacctcgcccatggctactacctagcaccagcactttcttcttcctaacattttgtacattcctaggcttcgtggcctcagttgaagtgtgctgcacatttcgtgCTCCTCGTTCTACATGAGGCCTTTCTCCACTTAAttatggcagtggtagatacctgtttttggtgttgatgataaaactgtcagatcacgtcctctttcttcctatcctcctaccagctgccagatCCCAACCACCCTCCTTCctcctatctcccttgatccttatcagttccttctttgcatcctccaactgtgcctgaagggcacagattttcctttcctgttccccagtcAAAATGTTCCTAATGCATACTCTGTAATTTTTTTTACCTGCAACAGGGATTGTTAGCACACTTCCACTCAGTACTCTCCTATGCCATAATCTTATGTGACATTGTAGCAATAAGAAAAAGCATGCCCTATCTGTTCTGAAGAAAGTGCAGTCAGAAGATTGTGTTAAGATAATATTGGACGGTCTTGCAACTGTGTGTTCTGGACAGAGGGattattacacttgttttactaCCTAACATGTGGTTCATAACAATAGTAACTTAGATATTAACTACAGTATTcacaaccacagtagtacaaggaaAACTTTTCAGGCAGATAACGAATCTCTGTCTGGAATTCAGAGTGGAGTTTTGTATCCTGgaacaaaagtttgtaacaggttgcTTCTACACAGTAGCGAACTGAAAATGTCTACTCAGAAACAAAGTACAAAAACCATAGCTCATTGGCCATGTAGGTATATAATCTCTAATAGcataggcctactgtgtttcaaacacgtctacaacagcaaaaatattatctgtaacttgacagacttaatttacttgacttgccttcatgaactcatccttcaggacagcgtaaatagcttcaaatgtgttgggtattatttcactcaacgcttgtttcgatattacAGTTGATAATTCGAagtccttgtagctccttcctgttgcttgGAATCTTAATGTTAGcaccagccgttcatgaggagaaattgaccttctcatacaagtattttttttcATAATATGAGGGGCTACAAGCTTTAAGAGACAATTAtaatccgcaaataatttcgccagtcgttaggttcgccctgcaactctcgcagtaaatttacgtgagaaaactgctttcgctttagcagccactgtctacaccattttgaccgctttctctgtttcctgcggttggtctgaatgttttttgcaacacaagttgcgaacacaggccacaacagaacttcctcaatttctatatttcaaaataactgaattaaatttttgacgtttacggggatcgtagtcgcttgccactgatatttcttttctacaccgacagatggcgggcgagtagtagattggagtttgtgtcgtgtgaacacactacatttgcagcgatcttttgcatgtacaggcatctgcgccgatgtctgcgcagacagatcgttgcgtgtggatcgGGCTTAAAAGCAAAATTTACTTTATaaggcgtgtttggtcaggtttttaaacgtttataactagGAAAACTTTGACCTTGATCGCGTCAATCTAAATAGTGAACAATACGAaatgttagttaaatacgatttagaaacgtttaattacacttttattgcgacaatagacactgatggaaactagtagctgtcttttttaaactaattttgtactatgaggaaaacttgaatagaatttttttgtgttttgtcatgtaaaATTTCGGGTTATGTCACTATTATCGGGATTTCAGCTAAAGAACAAGgtttttcaagaacaagctctgctgggactctaatattcagttgtgtgacaagaacggacactacagcaagtatacaaaacaaagaaaatttaaacttgacactatttcctcttaaatatgtTCTTTTAGTGGACGAAGAAATTGCCTGTATCTCGCTCATTGGCCATCTTGCTCATAAACTTAAATCAAACAACTGAAAAAAGGTACTTACAAGCTTCCCTGCTATAAGCTTTTTAATTTGCCAGAAGGTCGAAATGACATTCGTCGCAAATAACAtctctgtaactgtacacgccgattactcttcgaccatagatattggtcgAAGCGATTACTACAATGTGATATCTTTGAATTTCGCGTACCCACAAGTCGTCATTGTGTCGATGCCTCTTTCCGGTTTGTGAAGATGGTGGGTGGACATGTGGCATTCTTTATTTACAAAAATCATTTTACATCGACTTCACCGTGTAATATATTCAAAATTGTGAGATATAGGTTGTTTTGCTATAAGTTGTGTATTTGTTTTTGCAGGGTATTGATATTAACCACAAGTGGGACCGCAAGGTTCGGCGCACTGAACCGAAGTCGCAAGATGTATACCTTAGGCTTCTGGTTAAGGTAAGATGTTAATCAGTATTCCTGCCCGTTCTGTGTTGTTTAGTGTGATGTATTTGTGATATAAGCCTTTAAAAGAAACGCGCGTTTTTCTTGCGATTATGAATGTGACGTATTTGTGATACAAGTTTCTGTAAGAAATGGCTCTGTGTTTCAGTTGTACCGATATCTCGCTCGACGTACGGAAGCGAAGTTCAATAAGATAATATTACGGAGGTTGTTCATGTCAAAAATAAATAGGCCACCTATTTCGCTCGCAAGAGTAGTGCGTTTTATGAAGAAGCCTGGCCGAGAAAACCTGATTGCTGTTGTAGTAGGAACGGTTACGAATGATGACAGAATATTTGAAGTTCCAAAACTAACAGTAAGTACCTTGAGACAATTTGACATGGTGTGTACAGTAGTTTTATTCTACAAACTTACTGTAATTGGCTTTTCTGTTGGTTTTGACATTGTCCCAAACAACTTGAGTACTCTATGTGAGAGTGTATCTGCATGGTGATATTGTTCATCGTGCATATCTTTCAAATAGTTATGAGATCCTCATTTCAGATTTGTGCATTAAGAGTGACTGAGAAGGCACGTGCACGCATCCTAAAAGCTGGCGGTGAAATCATTACATTTGATCAGCTTGCTCTTCGTGCACCAACTGGAAAGAAGACCGTTCTGATGCAAGGTAAAGTATATGCTGTGGATCTGTTCTGTCGCTTTCCACGCACTTGTCTTGAATCGTTACTCTCTATTAGCTTGAACTTGGAACACTGGGCATGGTTGTGGCACGTGATACAGTAGGAATTATGGGTGTTAAAGATATGGCAATAGCTCTGATGTTTTTCAGTTGATGTACTGATGGTGGACTTGATATGCCTTTAAATATTCACTAGCTTCAAGAAATAACTCACTGTGTGCTTTGTTGAAACAAGAGTTTAATACTTGGCTTCCCAGCTGGATGTGGTTAAAATACAAGTGATCATAACATAAATAATGCGATTGAAACATATGATAGACTACCAGGCCCAAACAACTTTTTCTATAATACTGGAAGATTTAAAATTGCATATTATGATTTTGTGTGGAATGATGTTGGTAAGTCTGGTGGTGTGATGGTAGCTTGTCATATTACACATAGTATGACAATCTACTGTTAGAGCAACCAGACTTAACCAGTTTCATATGTTTGTGTATTTAGATCTTTTTATACTCTGATCAAAACTGCTTGTTAGTTAACTTTTGACATAGTGACAGTTGCAACAGGTAACTTCCAAAACTGTTGCTCATGTTTCTTCAGGGCAGTGTTAATGCCTGCTGTGAGGGGTGGAAGAAAACAAACAAGATACTGTGATGACAGATTGTCTCAAGTTGCAAATGGGTGTAAAGCAGCTGTGCAATGTGCAGTGTAGCATTTAATTTAAATGAAAGTTGACCACAAACTTTCAAATGTGCTACTGCAGAATTCAGTCATTTATTCTACTGTGAATAAATCCGTGCCATATATGTTTGTAGGAATAGGAAATAGTTTTGTGGCCGAATTTGGTGTTATTTTCTGACAGATTCAATGCAGTTCTGTTGGCAAATGTGggttgccttttttttaaattaaagttatcTTCCCCAATTGTtataggtttcccatgatttccctaaatcacttcaggctaatgcctggttggttcctttgaaatggcttccccatcctttcctaacccaatgacctcactgtttggtcctaaCCCCCACACCAAACAACCATTATTGTCTTTATATTTTAAAATCCATTTGGATGTAGAGTAAGCTTTTTGAGATTGCTGGTCTACAATCTGGCTCACTCGTAGTGAAGTTTTCAACTATGTACAATTATTGTTTTGGTACTTACAAATGCATGTTGTTGCACAACTGCAGCTCACAATGCAGTCCAGTGCTTATTCACAGCCCCTTCTTATTTTGAACAGTATATTACCTGATAAGCATTAACATAGTTTGTACTACACCATTAGTGGCTTTGTCAAATGTTTGTTTTTACTTAATTGGCTCCCCATTTTTTTCGGTACAGGGTTTTTGTAATCTATTTGAGTGTACATAATTTTCTTAGGCTATGTTTGCGGCATGcgatacagatctgaagatggttattgaACTTCAGTCGTGATAGGAAAATTTCGGATTAGGCATTAAAAGCGTTTACTCCCCTCCTCAGGCTTCAGCAGTATGATATTTTTTGCAGAAAGCCATATTCACTACTAAGatttgattttgtgttgttttactgaaaaattcaaaacaattaTGGAATGTTGTATAAGAAATTGTTAACAACAAtaaatgttttttcaaaatttaagaatATGAAGTACATCATTAGATtagaatattttcaaaaggtgagcagttttcttgatttctgaaaagcatttgactcattgccacacctatgcttattgtcaacaatacgatcatatggggtatcaagtaaaatttgtgactggattgaggactttttagtCGGGAGGACACTGTTATCTTTGATGGATAGTCagtcagatgtagaagtatctCTGGGTGTGCTTCATATTGTGTATTAAGGACCTCAGGATTTtgtggatgatgcagttatctataatgaagcactgtctgaaagaagctgcataaatattcattcagatcatGATAGGATTTCAACTTGGTGTAGTGATTGgcaacatgctctaaatgtttggaagtgtaaaattttgcacttcacaaaacgaaaaaatgtagtatcctatgactattaacaaatgtctgcttgtgcctgtgtatgtgcggatggatgtgtgtgtgtgttacccctaaggtaagtctttccactcccgggattggaatgactccttaccctctcccttaaaacccacatcctttcgtctttccctctccttccctctttcctgatgaggcaacagtttgttgcgaaagcttgaatttcatgtgtatgtttgtgtgtctatcgacctgccagcacttttgtggGCTGTGGGGATATACTTCAAACTACATATATTTCTTTACAGCATTTACGGGAGTTTGTGTTACCACTTCTCTACCCTCCTGACATCTAGCGGCAGTCTGCAGCACCAGCTGTAGTGTCTGTTGTGAAATATAGCCTTAAGGACTGTGGGAAGAATATATCCCGCCAGACAATGGTGTTTTAACGGTTATTGGGAAGTATGGTTACCACCAAAGTATAGTTCCTGGCAGGAGCTTGGGAAGTacacttaccacaaaattaatctgACATTTGTGGTCCCTGGAAGTTATACTTGGGAGTGTCCCAAAGCTTTTGGGGACATATCTTACATCTGTCTATGCCTGACATCTTGTGGTAGTACACTAAACCAGGTGCATGAAAACAGCTACAATCAATCAGCTTCTGTTTGTCGTGGGGTCACTACTGTTGTCGATACGTATTGCTTTGCTTTTCCAGTATACATTATTGTGACCTACATCAGTTCATATCTTTCCTACATGATTAAGTGTGGTACATAAATAAAGTCTGTGCTGGATGGTTAAGTTGGTAAATAAATGTTAATATCGGtaacaattattttttaattaaagtaaaagaatgtgtaaaacaataacagaaaacactgggtattatttttttatttggaatGGCAACACATAACAGCTCACAAAAGGGAAATCCATCTACCACCATAGTTTTAATATCTCACAAAGCTGCCATGGTGATAcagactgaagtgccaaagaaactggtataggcatgtgtattcagatacagagatatggaaacaggccgaatacggcgctgcggtcggcaatgcctatatgacAAGAAGTGTCTCGCACAGttgctagattggttactgctgttacaatggcaggttatcaagatttaaatgagtttgaacatggtgtaatAGAAGGTGCAtgagtgatgagacacagcatcttcgaggcagtgatgaagtggggatttatcCATATGACCCTTTCACGAGTACTGTGAAtttcaggaatctagtaaaacatcaaatcactgactgcggccggaaaaagatgctgctaGAACGgtgccaacaacgactgaagaaaatagttcagtgtgacagaagtgcaacccttctgcaaattgctgcagatttcagtgctgggccatcaccaagtgtcattttgtgaaccattcaatgaaacatcatagatatgtttccggagccgaaggcctgctcttgtacccttgatgactgcacgatacacgGCTTTATGCCTCGTCTTGGTCCTGTCAACACTgacgttgaactgttgatgactggaaacatgttgcccggtcagatgagtctctTTTCGAATTGTATCggatggatggatgtgtacaggtatggagacaacctgataaaTCCATGGGCTCTGCACGTCAGCAGGagctgttcaagctcgtggatgtgctctaatggtgtggggcatgtgcagttggagtgcaattggatctctgatacgtctagatacgacattcACAGGTGACACATAACATcagtgtcctgtctgatcaccctcatccatttatgtccattgtgcatt
Coding sequences within:
- the LOC124789985 gene encoding 60S ribosomal protein L18 gives rise to the protein MGIDINHKWDRKVRRTEPKSQDVYLRLLVKLYRYLARRTEAKFNKIILRRLFMSKINRPPISLARVVRFMKKPGRENLIAVVVGTVTNDDRIFEVPKLTICALRVTEKARARILKAGGEIITFDQLALRAPTGKKTVLMQGRRNAREAVKHFGLAPGVPHSHTKPYVRSKGRKFERARGRRRSCGYKK